DNA from Rhodospirillaceae bacterium:
GGTGTGAGAATACCGATGATGACGCCGCTCTCCTGCACCTTCGGGTGCTGATAGACGTTGAGCATCACCATGTTCAGGGCGGACTTGCTGGCCCGGTAGAAGGCCTGGCGTGAGCCACGCACGGCGGACAACCGGCCTTCTGAGGAGGAAATGTTGATAATCTTCTTCTGGTTGCTGGCAGCGACGTGGTCCAGAAACGCTTCCGTAACCTTTAACGGCCCGAGTACGTTGATGTTCATCACATCGTTAAACACCGAATAATCAATGTTGCCGAAGTCCTGAGTATCCCGGCCCCCTGAGATCCCTGCGTTATTGATCAGCACATCAATGGCGGTGCCGCGCAGTTTCTCGGCCAGGCGGTCAATGCCCGGGTGGTCGGTCACGTCCAGTGTTTCCAGGCGGACATTGGGGTTGGCGGCGGCCAGGGCCTGGAGGTCGGCATCGTCTGCCGGCGAGCGGGCGGTTGCGATCACATCCCAGCCGCGCTCGGCATAGCGCTTGGCGAATTCAAAGCCGATGCCCCGACTGGCCCCGGTGATCATAACCGTGGCCGCCTCAGCCGTTGTAAAGGACAGGAGAGCGATGAACAGTGTGGCGGTGCGCAGCATGAGAGACTCCTAGATGTTTTTAATCTGATTTCAGAAACCTAAGCTACCACGGGCCGATTACCATGGAATTATGGTGCCGTCGTAGTTGAGAAAATCGCCAGACCGCTCCAGGGTTAGGCCAGCCGTTGTGGCGATCATCTGGGACACGCTCTGTTCCGTGGTGAGCGGGGTAAAGCCGCCATAATCGTAGTCTTCAGCGGCTTCAGCGGTTTCCTGATCGAGCCCAAAAGCCTCGCGCAACATGCGGGTGTCCACGGCGCCCGGCATGAAGATGCCAACGGCGATGCCCTGGTCTTTCAGGCGCATGGCGGTGCCGCGCATGGCCATGTTCACGGCGGCCTTACTGATGGCGTAATAGGGCGCGCCGGGGCTGCGCGTCACCGAGGCGATGGACCCGGCGGTGCTGGAAATGACGACGATCTTTTTGTCCGTGCTGGCGGCCACATGAGGGGCAAAGGCTTCAGACATCTTGAGCGGGCCAACCACGTTGACGTCCATCACCTGCTGGAACAGGTCCCGGTCCAACTGTCCCCAGGTCTGGCCCTCGCGGTCGCCGTACATGCCGGCGTTGTTGACCAAAACATCGATGGGTGTGTCTTTGTAAGCCTCGGCCAAAGCTGAAATGCGGTCCTGGTCGGTGACATCCAGCTGTTCGATGGTAATTTTCGGATTGGCGGTGGCCAGGGCTTGCAGGTCTTCATCGTTGGCGGGCGAGCGGCTGGTGGCGATGACATCCCAGCCGGCAGCGGCATATTGGGTGACGAATTCCAGGCCGATGCCCCGGTTTGAACCAGTGATGAGCACGGTTTTGGCAACTGCGGCGTGTGAGCCCAGCAGGGCGACAATAATGAGAATAATCCGTATCATAGCATAATATCCTTTATTGAGGCTCTATTAACACAAGGCTTACCATGCCCATTACCATTCTAGGGGCGCGCCCGTGTATTGCATGAACTCACCTGAGGTTTCCGGGGTGTACCAGTCAATCACGCTGCGCACGCCGGTGGCGCTTTCTTCCACTGAGATTTTGGGAATGTCGAAGGGCGCGGACATATCCGTATCGACCACGCCAGGATGAATGAGGCCGATGATCAGTCCGTGCTCGGCGGTATCTTTGGCAAAGTTGCGCATCAGCATATTCAAGGCCGTTTTGCTGGCCCGGTAGAAATAGATGTTGCCGTTGGTGTTGGCCAGCGAGCCGACAATGCTGGAAATGTTGATGATTTTCTTGGTGTCGCTGGCGGTGACGTGCGCCTGAAAGGCGGTGGCCATTTTCAGGGGCGCCAGTGTGTTGGTTGCAAACAGGGGAGCGGCCTGGTCAAAATCCAAACTGCCAATGCGTTGCTGGCCGGCGTCGCCGAGAATACCGGCATTGTTGATCAAAACGTCGATGGCAGTGCCGCGCAGTTTATTGGCCAGCGCCTCGATTTGGGCGTGATCTGTCACGTCCAAGGCTGCGATTTGAACAGTATCATAGGCAGCGGCGAGTGCCTGCAGCGCCGTATCGTCGTCCGGGGAGCGCGCTGTGGCAATAACCGTCCAGCCATCGGCCGCGTATTGCGTGGCCAGTTCCAACCCCAGGCCACGGTTGGAGCCGGTGATCAGAACGGTTTTGGCGCTTGCGGAAAAACTTAATAATATCAATAGGGTGGAGATCAATACCCTGATCATACTTGAAGTCCTGTCGTGCGGTGTGGCGGTGGAAGACTGAGCCCGATGGTAAAGCCTGGTCCGTGGAGAAGGAAGCAGATTACGCAGTCAGCGCTGTTTTCAGACCTAGGATGTCTTTGGCGCTCACCATAACCGCATAGCCTTCGGTTGTTGGGAGATAGACCACCGCTGTGAGGTCTGTGATGTAGCACCAGGCTTTCTCGTTATTCTTGAGCTTGAACCACCCCAATTGGAGCCGGGGTAGGCCAACACCATTGGTTCGCCATTTAGGTTTGAAGTCCCGGTCGCGGTCTGTGGTCAGATCCAGTGTTTTAAGCGCTGCGCTGTCGAGGGCCGTCAGCGGCACAGAACGTCCATAAAACGGCGCTTTCAGGATGAGGTGCGTCTGCGTAATCTCAAGAGCTGTGCTGCGACGGTGAAACACGAAAAGCCCAATAAAAGCGGAGACGGCAGCGATGATTAGAGTGGCAATCCAAAGTCCAAGACTGCCTGCCGTTGGGTCTGAGCTAAACCCCCACAAAACCGCAGCGTAAACGGTGCCCATAAACCCGAAGACCACTGCCCCTGGCAGCGGGCCTGGATTGGGGATTGCGAAGGTTCGGAACGCCATGCGATGGCTATACTCAGACTGTCGGTGCCGCTCTATCCTTAAATGGCGTGTTTCGCTTGCCACTAAGACGCAGACCGGACCCTAGTATTAATAAAAACAGCTTCAGTTTGTTCGCGGCAGAATTTTTTACTTAAAGCGAGGTCTAAGTAAAAATAACTGCTGTCAGCTGGGTAAATGTAGTCACTGCTTCATGTGGGCCTTCAGGAATGCCTGCATAATGATTTCAACGGCTTCAGGCTTAACATGCCGTCCGTCCTTTTCTTGGAAGGCGCCTGCGCCTAGGATTTGAACGATCTCATATGAAGGAAAGTAAGTCACATTTTGGTATAGCGATGATACTTCGCCTGCAACGGCTCGAAGAACTGCCTTACTGAGCGTATTTGCCGTATATATATCTTTACCAGACCAAGTGAGTGCGAGAGGAACTGGTGAAACTGTAAGAACAATTGGCACGTTTTTGCCCTTGCGATCTCGAATGATATCAACGACTGCTTTCAGATTGTCCTTATTATCCTCAAAAGAACTGAGATAAAATTCTGTCTGCTCAGCACCGCCGCCGCGCTCATATCCAGGTTCCTGGCAGGAAAAACGTCCGTTATCTTTCTTGCGCCAAACCTCAATCAGTCCAAGGGTAATAAAGAAGGCCGTCGCGCTATTAAATCCGTTGGTTATCGTTAAGTTTGATAACTCAATAGCGTCGAGCAAATCATTCTTAGATTTACCGAATAGGCTTCGTCTGTATGGATCCTGAAAACAGGTTTCCTGGCCCCACCAATTATCCTGAATTTCCCAGATGTCTTCGTCAGACTGTTTCCAAAGCCCGGCGCAGCGCTCAAATTCTTGATGAATTGTATAGGTATTATAATAATTCATGTGGGGTCGATTGGGCAGGGTATCTATTAAATAGCGAGAAGGGTCAGTTTTGACCTGCTCAAACTCTGGCAGGCATTTAACGTTTTGATTTGAAAGCGCCTTACGGACCTCTTCCGCAAAACAACTACCGATCGTGAACACTCTGTCTTCGGCGCCAATCAGTGCTTTAGGTTTGATGGTGAAAAGATGCTCATTGAAGTACTTACTCCACATGAAATTACCAACTTGCGGAAATTCTATTCGTTTCATTCGGCGATTCTCATGTAGTAAAATTGTAAGGTTTCAGTCCTTAATTTATCGGACAGAACTCTATTCGTCCCCTTAAATAATAGGTAAGCACCGTCAATGTGCTGCGAAACCAAGGTTCGGGAGATGTTTTCTCACTTGCTATGGAGGGGAAAGTTTACTGAAGTTCTGTTGCCAGCTTACTGCTTTGAGGGCATTGCTAGGGCCATGAAAAAACATCTCAGTATGATTGCCGCCATTGTCCTTTCCCTGTTGCTTTCCGGCTGTGGGGATCAGGAGGCGGGCACGTCTTCTTCCGGAGTTCAAAACGACACCCTGCGCGTCGGAGTGCTTGGGTTACCCGCTATGCTGGGCAATCCCTATGCCTCGTTGAATGCGCCAACGATTTACACCTGGTCGGCGATCTTCGATGGACTGACCTATGTGGGCCTGGACAGCGTAGTGAAGCCGTGGCTGGCTACGGCCTGGGCGCAGACCAGCCCCACCACCTGGGTGTTCACATTGCGGGACGGCGTGACCTTCTCAAACGGAGAGCGGTTCACAGCAGATGCGGTGGTGAACGCGGTCGACTATCTGACCAGCCCTGAAGCCGTGACCGAGGTTGTGGCGCAGATGCTCAGTTCCTTGGCCAGCGCGCGGGTGATCGATGACTACACCGTTGAGATCACGACCAAGGTCCCGAATGTGCTGTTTCCTCGCGAGGCGGCCAGTTTGCGTATTGTTGCGCCAGAGCACTGGCGGGCCTTGGGCCCGCAGGGCTTTGCCCGGGATCCGCATGGCACCGGTCCGTTTCGCGCTGCGGAATGGAAGCCGTCAGTGGTAAACATGGTGGCTTTTGAAGAGTCCTGGCGTCCGCCACATTTCAAAAAACTCGAAGTTTATGCGGTGCCGGAAGGCCCGCAGCGCATTCAAGGGGTGATCAGCGGACGGTTGGATGTGGTTTTGGGAACCATTCCAGATCAGATGGAGGAGTTGGAGGCTGCTGGGCATCAGTGGGTGAGCGTGCCCGGAACGGGAACCTATGTGTTTGCGTTGATCCTCAATCCTGATCATCCCGCGTTTGGACCGAAGAATGCGCCGCTGACCGACAAACGCGTGCGTCAGGCGCTCAATCATGCGGTGAACCGTGAGGCGTATATTCAGGTGCTGCTGGACAACAAAAGCCGCGCGCCATCGCAGCCTGCGCCAGCCTCGGCCTTTGGCTATAACCCTGACTTGGTGCCTTACAGCTATGATCCTGATCTCGCCCGGGCGTTGCTGGCGGAGGCGGGATACGCGGATGGGTTTGATCTGACCATTGAGGTTGTGCCGGGCACGGCTATTCCCAACGGCGTCGCCATCTATCAGCGCGTGGCGGAAGATTTGCGGGCAATTGGGGTTAATCTGGAACTCAAGACGTTCCCCATATCTCAGTATTTCAATGCCATCCACACCGGCGATTTTAAGGGGCAGGGTTTCATGATGGATTTCCCGACCGCGCCGCAAATGGATGCTTTACGGGGCATGAGACTTCATAGCTGCCTCTGGAAAACGCCTTGGCTCTGCAATGAGGCGGATCAGGCGATGATTGACGCGGCCATGGCCGAGCCTGATCTGGACCGCCGAGAAACGCTGACGCGTGAGTTGATGCGGCACTATCACGAGCAGGCGTATATGCTTTATCTGTTTGAATCGGTCGATTTTTATGGCGTGCGGGCGGGCCTCGAGGGCTTTGAAGCCGAGGGTCTGTTTATTCAATATGAGAAAATCCGAAGCGAACCCCTGTTGTAAGGGAACGGGCTAAGGGCAAGCCCCCTCAGCCCGTTGTCCTTCGGGGTATTGAGCTATCGTAGCGCGTATGCCTAGGGATCAAGGCTTAGGCTGCTGTTTTTTGCCGCCATAGGCCGTCTTTAAAGCGTTGGATGATCTTCTTTGCCCTGCTGCCACTCATGGTCAAAGCATCAAGCTTGCCAGTATATCCAACGAACCCTTCAAGCATTTCGGCGGTGTGCGTGGGGTCAACAAACCCCATGGACCATTCTTCGTATTCAGGCTCCTCTACGTGGTCTTCCAGTAACAGGCGGAAATTACAATGACGCGGATCGCTTTTGATGCGTTTTAGCGTCTCTTTGACAGCGTTTTCGGGGCCTTCTAGGACTTGAAGAAATGAGCCTTGGTGATAGACCAGTATACCGCTGATCCCTTCTGTTGAGTTATTGCGTCGAGACAGAGCCAACAGTTCAGCCAGTTCTTGGCTACTGGGAGACTGTGTTGCTGCGCTTATGTAAATGGTTTGAAGCATCATTCTGAGTCCTCCATTTAATTTAGCTTAACCAGTTCTATACGCAGCCGGAGAGGGCTTGGATCATCAACAGAAGAATAATAAGAAAAACTATATTAAACAAATACTTAAATAATATTCCTCTTCTAATTTATTAGCATGTATATGCTTACATCTCACCGGAGGAGTAGCGGTTTTCGATGAACTGCATGCGGTCTCGCTCGAACTCGATCTTTGGCGCGATGGCTGTATTTGAAAAGTCCAACAGCACATCTTGCTCGGTGGTATGACGCGGCCAGTCGGGCAGGCCCGCCGCGTTGGGAGTGCCGGTCTTGGCAAAATTGACCCAATACGCGCTGATCAGGTTGGCCATTGCCCGATCTGAGTCTGATACCGGGTTTTGAGATGTCGCATCTATGGTTTTAAACACATAGGCTGTTTCGGCGCCGTGCGGCGCGCCGGGCATGGTGCCAAGCTTTTCCTCGAAGACGTAGTCGAAGCGATACAGGTAAGTCGGTTGATCTGTCTTTGCATGCTGCCGCGCCAGCCAGCGCTGAGAGCCAAAGAAGGTATCGAATTCCAGATTGTTGAGGATGGTGCGGTCATCCACGTCGCCATAAAGCTCTGTAATCTCCTCCCGGCTGATTTGTAGGGCGTTCAGCAGCAAATCCGCCTTGTCCAGCCGCATCAGCAGGCTGCCTTCCCAACTGGTGGCTCCCGTAAGATACGGCACCGGATGCTGGCGGCCCTCGCTGAACACCGGCCCAAGGGCCTCCGGCAGATAAATGCCATCCACGGCGGGGTTGAGAGAGCCAAAGGCGGTTTTGTTCTGGTAGTCTAAAACCTGCTCCCAGGTGAGCGCCCGCAGCCCTGCAACAATCGCGGCGTCGGACTCCTTATCTTCAACCAGAGCCGTCGCCATGGCCGCACCTGTGGTTTCCAGAGATGGAGACATATAGCGATCTATGGAAATGTGTTTTGCTTTGTAGGGGCGCACATTTGAGCTTTGCGACATGGCTTTATGGAACAGACCTTTTGCGGCAGGGAGGCCCATCAGGTAGTTGACCGAAACGCCGCCCGCCGACATGCCGAAAATGGTGACGTTGGCCGGGTCTCCCCCGAAAGCTGCGATATTGTCGCGCACCCATTCCAGGGCCCGGACCTGGTCTGAGAGATAGTAGGTGCCGATGGCGTCCTCCGGTGATTGGCGGCTGAGCGCGGGGTGGGCGAACTGGCCGAGATAGCCCAGACGATAATTAAAGGTCACCACGACCATGCCCTGTGTGGCCAAGGCAGAGCCATTGTAGACCGCCATGCCGCTGTCACCGCTGGTGAAACCGCCCGGCAGCATCCACACCATGACGGGTTTCGGTTCAGAGGCGGGTGTATTCAGGGTCCAGACATTCAGGGTCAGGCAGTCTTCCTGCATGGAGCGGTCGCTGAGGTCTTCGGCGTTGTAGCCGAGGCGCAGGGCTTGCGGGCAGACACCGCCGAATTGTTCTGCGTCGCGGGTGCCCTCCCAGGCAGTGGGCGGTTGCGCCGGACGCCAGCGTAAATCGCCAACCGGCGGCGCGGCATAGGGAATGCCTCTAAACACCTTGAGGTCATTTACCACTGTCCCGCGGACTTGGCCCTGTTGAGTTGTTACGGTAGGACGGTCTTGAGCGAGGACTGCGCCAGTGAACTGGCTGGCGAACTGGCTGGCGATGGCGAAAACAATAAGCAGCGTCTTCATTGCTGGTTTTCCTGGCTGTGCCTGAAGGCGGCTTTGCCCTCAAGCAGGAGATCGTAAAGCCGGGCACCGTCGGCCCCGGTATCGTCGAGAATGCGCTGCAAGCCGCTGGCGGACGCGTCTTTCCATAGCTTGCGTTGATCTTCCGTCAGGTCGAAATAGGACATGCCGTTGGCTTCGCCCTGTTTGACCACGCCTTCTACGTACGCGCGGACATTGGGCCGTGAGACGTCCAGCTGGTCGTAGGACTCAATCAGGGCGGCTTTCTGGGCATCGGTGGCCGAGGCGAGCCACCGCTTGTTGGCGAAATTGGCCCCCATCTCGTACATGCCTTTGAGGCGGGTGGCACAGCAGACCTGGCCGTTGAGGGCGTTATGCACAAAAACGATGTTGGACAAGCCGCCCTGGACCATGCCGGTTTGCAGGCCGGGCACCAGTTCGCCCAGTTCTAAGACGGCGTAGTCTGCGCCCACCGCTTCGACAAAGGATTGCAGAATGATGGAGGGCGAAATCCGAAGCGTCATGCCGTTGAGATCGCTGGGCACCAGAACCGGCTGGTCAACCGTATACAAAACGGTCCAGCCCACATCGGTAAAGTGAAGGACCTCGAGATCAAGTTCTGAGAAAAACTGACGGATGGGCTCGGCCAGATAGTTGTCGAGGACGAAGTCGGCTTCCTCGATGCTATCAAACACGTAAGGGGCCAACAGGACGCCCATTTCTGGCACCAGCGAGGTCATGCCCTGGGACGACACGCTGACGATTTGTATACGATTGCGCCGTGCGCCGGTGATCAGTTGCTGTTCCGAGCCGAGTTCGCCGCGCAGGTACCATTCCAGATCAAAGTCGGGGTTGCTGTCGATTTTTGATTGAAAGCTCATCCACTGATCCCACCAGACGCTGTCGGGAAAGGAATAAACGGCGACCTTGCCTTTGAGCGGGTCTGCCGCAGCCGGAACGACTGAGAGAAGGCCGACGATAACGGTGATAAGCGTGCTGAGATATTTCATCATCCCATCACAGTAAGTCGCCCCTTGGCGTGAGGCAACTGAGCGTGCAGAGTCCGGCACTCAGTTTTTGAAAATGAGGAGCCGCGCATGCCGACTGTTTTAATTACCGGAGCCAACCGGGGGATCGGTCTGGAGTTTACGCGCCAATATGCCGCCGACGGCTGGACCGTGATTGCCTGTTGCCGCGCCCCGGACGGCGACAGCGCGGCAGATCTCAGGTCTATCGCCGAGACGGCTGGGGGCCGGGTGTCGATCGAGACGATGGATATGCTGGATCATGGCTCCATCGACGCGGTTGCCAAAAAATACGCGGGCACGGCCATCGACGTGCTGTTGAACAACGCGGGCATTATCGGGCCGGTGCCGATACAAGATCATCTCGACGCCCAGCATTTCGGCACCATTGATTATGAGGTGTGGGATCAAGTGATTCGCACCAACACGTTTGCCCCAATCAAAATGGCCGAGGCTTTTATCGAGCATGTCCGGGCGGGGGATCAGAAGAAGATCATTACCCTGTCCAGCACCGTCGGCTCGTTTCAGGAGGATGTGACTCCGGCATTTTGTTACTGCACCTCAAAAACAGCGGTGACCAAAGCCGTGCAGTTGTTGTCGGAGGCGCTCAAAACGGACGGCGTGATCGCCATGGCGTTCTGCCCGGGGCATGTCAAAACGCGC
Protein-coding regions in this window:
- a CDS encoding SDR family oxidoreductase, which codes for MPTVLITGANRGIGLEFTRQYAADGWTVIACCRAPDGDSAADLRSIAETAGGRVSIETMDMLDHGSIDAVAKKYAGTAIDVLLNNAGIIGPVPIQDHLDAQHFGTIDYEVWDQVIRTNTFAPIKMAEAFIEHVRAGDQKKIITLSSTVGSFQEDVTPAFCYCTSKTAVTKAVQLLSEALKTDGVIAMAFCPGHVKTRMGVGGATVEIPDSVAGMRGLIDGFTMSDTGTFRRFNGDTVAW
- a CDS encoding PH domain-containing protein — encoded protein: MAFRTFAIPNPGPLPGAVVFGFMGTVYAAVLWGFSSDPTAGSLGLWIATLIIAAVSAFIGLFVFHRRSTALEITQTHLILKAPFYGRSVPLTALDSAALKTLDLTTDRDRDFKPKWRTNGVGLPRLQLGWFKLKNNEKAWCYITDLTAVVYLPTTEGYAVMVSAKDILGLKTALTA
- the dctP gene encoding TRAP transporter substrate-binding protein DctP yields the protein MMKYLSTLITVIVGLLSVVPAAADPLKGKVAVYSFPDSVWWDQWMSFQSKIDSNPDFDLEWYLRGELGSEQQLITGARRNRIQIVSVSSQGMTSLVPEMGVLLAPYVFDSIEEADFVLDNYLAEPIRQFFSELDLEVLHFTDVGWTVLYTVDQPVLVPSDLNGMTLRISPSIILQSFVEAVGADYAVLELGELVPGLQTGMVQGGLSNIVFVHNALNGQVCCATRLKGMYEMGANFANKRWLASATDAQKAALIESYDQLDVSRPNVRAYVEGVVKQGEANGMSYFDLTEDQRKLWKDASASGLQRILDDTGADGARLYDLLLEGKAAFRHSQENQQ
- a CDS encoding SDR family oxidoreductase, with amino-acid sequence MIRIILIIVALLGSHAAVAKTVLITGSNRGIGLEFVTQYAAAGWDVIATSRSPANDEDLQALATANPKITIEQLDVTDQDRISALAEAYKDTPIDVLVNNAGMYGDREGQTWGQLDRDLFQQVMDVNVVGPLKMSEAFAPHVAASTDKKIVVISSTAGSIASVTRSPGAPYYAISKAAVNMAMRGTAMRLKDQGIAVGIFMPGAVDTRMLREAFGLDQETAEAAEDYDYGGFTPLTTEQSVSQMIATTAGLTLERSGDFLNYDGTIIPW
- a CDS encoding ABC transporter substrate-binding protein, with protein sequence MKKHLSMIAAIVLSLLLSGCGDQEAGTSSSGVQNDTLRVGVLGLPAMLGNPYASLNAPTIYTWSAIFDGLTYVGLDSVVKPWLATAWAQTSPTTWVFTLRDGVTFSNGERFTADAVVNAVDYLTSPEAVTEVVAQMLSSLASARVIDDYTVEITTKVPNVLFPREAASLRIVAPEHWRALGPQGFARDPHGTGPFRAAEWKPSVVNMVAFEESWRPPHFKKLEVYAVPEGPQRIQGVISGRLDVVLGTIPDQMEELEAAGHQWVSVPGTGTYVFALILNPDHPAFGPKNAPLTDKRVRQALNHAVNREAYIQVLLDNKSRAPSQPAPASAFGYNPDLVPYSYDPDLARALLAEAGYADGFDLTIEVVPGTAIPNGVAIYQRVAEDLRAIGVNLELKTFPISQYFNAIHTGDFKGQGFMMDFPTAPQMDALRGMRLHSCLWKTPWLCNEADQAMIDAAMAEPDLDRRETLTRELMRHYHEQAYMLYLFESVDFYGVRAGLEGFEAEGLFIQYEKIRSEPLL
- a CDS encoding GSCFA domain-containing protein, yielding MKRIEFPQVGNFMWSKYFNEHLFTIKPKALIGAEDRVFTIGSCFAEEVRKALSNQNVKCLPEFEQVKTDPSRYLIDTLPNRPHMNYYNTYTIHQEFERCAGLWKQSDEDIWEIQDNWWGQETCFQDPYRRSLFGKSKNDLLDAIELSNLTITNGFNSATAFFITLGLIEVWRKKDNGRFSCQEPGYERGGGAEQTEFYLSSFEDNKDNLKAVVDIIRDRKGKNVPIVLTVSPVPLALTWSGKDIYTANTLSKAVLRAVAGEVSSLYQNVTYFPSYEIVQILGAGAFQEKDGRHVKPEAVEIIMQAFLKAHMKQ
- a CDS encoding carboxylesterase family protein, with product MKTLLIVFAIASQFASQFTGAVLAQDRPTVTTQQGQVRGTVVNDLKVFRGIPYAAPPVGDLRWRPAQPPTAWEGTRDAEQFGGVCPQALRLGYNAEDLSDRSMQEDCLTLNVWTLNTPASEPKPVMVWMLPGGFTSGDSGMAVYNGSALATQGMVVVTFNYRLGYLGQFAHPALSRQSPEDAIGTYYLSDQVRALEWVRDNIAAFGGDPANVTIFGMSAGGVSVNYLMGLPAAKGLFHKAMSQSSNVRPYKAKHISIDRYMSPSLETTGAAMATALVEDKESDAAIVAGLRALTWEQVLDYQNKTAFGSLNPAVDGIYLPEALGPVFSEGRQHPVPYLTGATSWEGSLLMRLDKADLLLNALQISREEITELYGDVDDRTILNNLEFDTFFGSQRWLARQHAKTDQPTYLYRFDYVFEEKLGTMPGAPHGAETAYVFKTIDATSQNPVSDSDRAMANLISAYWVNFAKTGTPNAAGLPDWPRHTTEQDVLLDFSNTAIAPKIEFERDRMQFIENRYSSGEM
- a CDS encoding SDR family oxidoreductase — its product is MIRVLISTLLILLSFSASAKTVLITGSNRGLGLELATQYAADGWTVIATARSPDDDTALQALAAAYDTVQIAALDVTDHAQIEALANKLRGTAIDVLINNAGILGDAGQQRIGSLDFDQAAPLFATNTLAPLKMATAFQAHVTASDTKKIINISSIVGSLANTNGNIYFYRASKTALNMLMRNFAKDTAEHGLIIGLIHPGVVDTDMSAPFDIPKISVEESATGVRSVIDWYTPETSGEFMQYTGAPLEW
- a CDS encoding BLUF domain-containing protein — its product is MMLQTIYISAATQSPSSQELAELLALSRRNNSTEGISGILVYHQGSFLQVLEGPENAVKETLKRIKSDPRHCNFRLLLEDHVEEPEYEEWSMGFVDPTHTAEMLEGFVGYTGKLDALTMSGSRAKKIIQRFKDGLWRQKTAA
- a CDS encoding SDR family oxidoreductase, producing MLRTATLFIALLSFTTAEAATVMITGASRGIGFEFAKRYAERGWDVIATARSPADDADLQALAAANPNVRLETLDVTDHPGIDRLAEKLRGTAIDVLINNAGISGGRDTQDFGNIDYSVFNDVMNINVLGPLKVTEAFLDHVAASNQKKIINISSSEGRLSAVRGSRQAFYRASKSALNMVMLNVYQHPKVQESGVIIGILTPGFVDTDFTAGLPKQMMKSVETSVAQSMTMIDKYDLSMSGKYFANTGEEMTW